AGTATACTCAAGGCAGCAGTCCTCCAGACCCTCTACAATAATGATTCCAGGATATCCAATCTTACAATATCCACCAAGACAAAGCTCTTTGGCCCATTCTACAATTAGCCTTCTTTTTATCTTGCTCCTAATATGGTGGCTGTAACAAGCTCTCTGTCCCCATTTTATAGTTCCTGAGGTTCCAGAAGTATTCCAAACATACTTAATCATTTCCTCTTGTTCTAACACACTACTTTCGCTTTCTGACTCTGAGCTTATTGATTGCATCTCTGAATCTAAACTACTATTCAATACTTCACATGGAATATCTCGAACAATATCTTCCGTCGCCTCCCTGGAGGCAATCACCTGGTCATAGATACATTCCATATTAGGAATAAATGCATTTATCCCCACATCCTCTATGTACTTTGTTTGGGATtctgataaaaaaaatgggcGTTTGTTATCTCCATCCCACTCTTTCGTTGCCACAATACTTACCTTTTTTAAACCTGATTTATAGTTATTGTCCGGATCCAATGTTATTTCAAGATACAGAGGCATTGAGTAGAATTTCCTGTCTCCAAGTAAAACTCTGAAACGTAAATCACCATGGCTTCCTTCATTACTCACTTCTTGCTCAAGCCATGACTCCAGCTCCTTATTAACAACCATCTCATCTTT
This Cryptosporidium parvum Iowa II chromosome 7, whole genome shotgun sequence DNA region includes the following protein-coding sequences:
- a CDS encoding conserved protein with YSHH motif. SOme fused to polo box., with amino-acid sequence MNINIYENEAERLKQEIGALRCIFSEKDEMVVNKELESWLEQEVSNEGSHGDLRFRVLLGDRKFYSMPLYLEITLDPDNNYKSGLKKVSIVATKEWDGDNKRPFFLSESQTKYIEDVGINAFIPNMECIYDQVIASREATEDIVRDIPCEVLNSSLDSEMQSISSESESESSVLEQEEMIKYVWNTSGTSGTIKWGQRACYSHHIRSKIKRRLIVEWAKELCLGGYCKIGYPGIIIVEGLEDCCLEYTRRLQRLRWKHFIVRGEIIKDVSIDKNCTINLDTINSLRILPNTMIELPSDGTKILARICEDLGIKDLFLTTMKIYSK